One window from the genome of Fastidiosipila sp. encodes:
- a CDS encoding AMP-binding protein produces the protein MTKIESPLKPDPDTSGADRKLQIVRGKTWYDVPPIKLLRDLVLRGYNLYGDREAVRWRVSPRDVAIVSRTYSELARDVSKMQKWLRTQLEPGSRIALIGDNSYLWMVTWLAVASGFGVIVPIDRLLKPDEVEPILERSQAVMFVYDASWHPYVSAVSDNLPDLTHRVVMDRGTVSQATRDSLEMEQSADRKLFILDDLLSQMPDPEGEPKLMMPADASDDAAILFTSGTSASSKAAILTNRSIVADLRALLGSVSFPDPLYTLSILPLHHAFENTCGFLTVLAFGGTIHVFDGLRYIGKNLEEFRVHLIVAVPAILDAIHRRVISEAAKTGQDKKLKLGMKLATALYKMGIDVRRRLMKDVLKKLGGRLQYIICGAAPVELETLKFFRAIGIEVLAGYGLTEASPVVSGGNTRVNEFATVGQPLSGVEVAIANDGKGEGEILVRSDIVMKGYLDDPQATAEAIDREGWLHTADIGRFTRKKSLVITGRSKSMIVLSSGKKVFPEEIEALLYRHGMVRDALVFGHQGAGGDVVITAKVVVNQEKMREELQRDPTEDEMSQALAAIIAEINRGLPSFKEIRSYFFSLHDMVKTTTLKIRRGVELAAIDDYFARSKASWQSLRGKNIDTIMVLRQQEGLSC, from the coding sequence ATGACAAAAATTGAATCGCCCTTGAAGCCGGATCCGGACACAAGCGGTGCAGACCGGAAGCTTCAGATTGTCAGGGGCAAAACCTGGTACGACGTGCCGCCCATCAAGCTGTTGCGGGATCTTGTTTTACGGGGCTATAACCTGTACGGCGACCGCGAAGCGGTTCGATGGCGCGTCAGTCCGCGCGACGTTGCAATTGTTTCCAGGACTTACAGTGAGCTGGCCCGTGATGTGTCAAAAATGCAAAAATGGCTCCGGACCCAGCTGGAGCCCGGCAGCAGGATCGCCCTGATCGGTGACAACAGTTACCTGTGGATGGTGACCTGGCTGGCCGTGGCCTCGGGTTTTGGTGTCATTGTGCCCATTGACCGTCTTTTGAAGCCTGACGAGGTGGAGCCGATTCTCGAGCGCAGCCAGGCCGTCATGTTCGTTTATGACGCTTCCTGGCACCCGTACGTCAGTGCCGTCTCTGACAATCTCCCTGATCTGACCCACCGTGTCGTCATGGATCGGGGCACCGTCTCCCAAGCAACCCGCGACTCCCTGGAAATGGAACAGTCGGCTGACCGCAAGCTCTTTATCCTTGATGATCTGCTCAGCCAAATGCCGGATCCTGAAGGCGAACCTAAACTCATGATGCCTGCTGATGCATCGGATGACGCAGCCATTCTCTTCACTTCGGGGACAAGTGCCAGCTCGAAAGCGGCCATTTTGACCAATCGATCGATTGTGGCCGATCTGCGGGCGCTGCTGGGTTCAGTGTCTTTCCCCGACCCGCTTTATACCCTGTCAATCCTGCCCTTGCATCACGCCTTCGAGAATACCTGCGGTTTTCTGACGGTTTTAGCTTTCGGCGGAACCATCCATGTATTTGACGGCTTACGCTACATCGGCAAAAACCTTGAAGAATTCAGGGTTCACCTGATTGTCGCGGTGCCGGCCATCCTCGATGCCATTCACCGACGTGTGATCAGTGAGGCGGCAAAAACAGGACAGGATAAAAAACTCAAGCTGGGAATGAAGCTGGCTACCGCCCTCTACAAAATGGGGATCGACGTCCGGCGCAGGCTGATGAAAGATGTTCTGAAGAAGCTGGGCGGCCGCCTGCAATATATCATTTGCGGCGCGGCGCCGGTTGAGCTTGAAACCCTGAAGTTTTTCAGGGCAATCGGCATTGAGGTACTGGCCGGTTACGGCCTGACGGAGGCCTCTCCCGTCGTAAGCGGCGGCAACACCCGTGTCAATGAATTCGCGACCGTCGGACAGCCGCTTTCCGGTGTGGAAGTGGCCATTGCCAATGACGGCAAAGGGGAAGGCGAGATCCTGGTCCGGTCCGATATTGTCATGAAGGGCTACCTGGATGATCCCCAGGCGACCGCAGAAGCAATCGACCGGGAGGGATGGCTCCATACGGCTGATATCGGGCGTTTTACGAGAAAGAAGAGTCTTGTGATCACGGGACGAAGCAAGTCCATGATCGTCCTCTCTTCCGGCAAGAAAGTCTTTCCAGAAGAAATCGAAGCCCTTCTTTATCGCCACGGAATGGTCAGGGACGCCCTTGTCTTTGGCCATCAGGGGGCGGGCGGCGACGTGGTGATCACGGCCAAGGTGGTCGTCAACCAGGAGAAAATGCGCGAAGAACTCCAGCGTGACCCGACGGAAGACGAGATGTCCCAGGCCCTTGCGGCCATCATTGCGGAAATCAACCGCGGTTTGCCGTCTTTCAAAGAGATCCGTTCCTATTTTTTCAGCCTTCATGACATGGTCAAGACGACCACCCTCAAGATTCGCCGTGGTGTCGAGCTGGCCGCCATTGATGACTATTTCGCCCGCTCAAAAGCATCCTGGCAGTCCCTGAGAGGAAAAAACATTGACACGATTATGGTCCTCAGACAGCAGGAAGGACTTTCCTGTTAA
- a CDS encoding pyridoxal phosphate-dependent aminotransferase encodes MKVSDRSAAMQASPIRKLVPYANEAKKRGTKVYHLNIGQPDIETPQIFLETVKKTDVKVLAYADSNGWEPLRESISRYYKRIGLPYETEDIIITNGGSEALQWAMLIACDPGEEILVPEPFYTNYRGFAAPYLVELKPITTYPQDGFALPDRQTIEALVTEKTRAFVLSNPGNPAGAVYSREEVRRVADIARDRNLFIIADEVYREFCYDGKTATSFGSMTDVLDRVILVDSVSKRFSACGARIGSLTSKNRDVMTAALKLGQARLCVPTLEMIGAKALFDLDPDYFIPIREEYEKRRNLMIHALQKMEGVLCETPGGAFYATAKLPVENAEDFAVWLLTDFEHEGKTVMLAPVENFYQTPGMGRDEVRLAYVLKADDIEDAMRILEIALEQYPGRKSKG; translated from the coding sequence ATGAAAGTATCGGACCGAAGTGCCGCCATGCAGGCGTCACCGATTCGCAAGCTCGTTCCTTACGCCAATGAGGCAAAAAAGCGCGGAACAAAAGTTTACCATTTGAATATCGGGCAACCGGATATCGAGACGCCCCAAATCTTTTTGGAGACGGTCAAAAAAACGGATGTCAAGGTGCTCGCTTATGCGGACTCCAACGGATGGGAGCCGCTTCGTGAAAGCATTTCACGCTATTACAAAAGAATCGGCCTGCCCTATGAGACGGAGGACATCATCATCACAAACGGGGGCAGCGAAGCACTCCAATGGGCCATGTTGATCGCCTGCGACCCAGGCGAAGAGATCCTGGTCCCTGAGCCTTTCTATACCAACTACCGTGGTTTTGCCGCCCCCTACCTGGTCGAGCTGAAACCGATTACGACCTATCCGCAGGATGGTTTCGCCCTGCCGGACCGCCAGACCATCGAAGCGCTCGTTACAGAAAAAACGCGCGCCTTCGTCCTGTCGAATCCGGGCAACCCGGCGGGCGCTGTCTACAGCCGGGAAGAGGTTCGGCGCGTCGCGGACATCGCGCGCGACCGCAATCTGTTTATCATTGCCGATGAAGTCTACCGCGAGTTTTGCTACGACGGAAAAACAGCGACAAGCTTCGGCTCAATGACGGATGTTCTTGACCGCGTCATTCTGGTTGACAGCGTTTCCAAGCGCTTCTCGGCCTGCGGCGCGCGCATCGGCTCACTGACAAGCAAGAACAGGGATGTCATGACAGCGGCACTGAAGCTTGGTCAGGCCCGCCTGTGCGTGCCAACCCTTGAAATGATCGGTGCCAAAGCCCTCTTCGACCTTGACCCGGATTACTTCATCCCCATTCGCGAGGAATATGAAAAGAGAAGAAACCTCATGATCCACGCACTCCAGAAGATGGAGGGGGTGCTCTGCGAAACACCGGGCGGGGCTTTCTACGCGACAGCCAAATTGCCGGTTGAAAATGCAGAGGACTTCGCTGTCTGGCTTTTAACTGACTTTGAACATGAAGGCAAGACCGTCATGCTGGCACCTGTTGAAAATTTCTATCAGACGCCTGGCATGGGACGCGACGAGGTCCGCCTCGCCTACGTGCTCAAGGCAGATGACATCGAAGACGCCATGCGCATCCTGGAGATCGCGCTCGAACAATACCCGGGGCGAAAAAGCAAGGGATAA
- a CDS encoding helix-turn-helix transcriptional regulator, producing the protein MTQSELAEVLGVTQTSVSQWEGGRNYPDIKTAKRMAEMFGATLDQILGAEEMDDALLSPVASIWLDDTWNSEDGGDLFPLEQKARLLAIMNRLSPLARQRILDRAEIYLEIETLDAQKEQASDNESSGT; encoded by the coding sequence ATGACGCAAAGTGAACTGGCGGAAGTGCTCGGCGTCACACAAACCTCCGTCAGCCAATGGGAGGGCGGAAGGAACTACCCTGATATCAAGACAGCCAAGCGGATGGCTGAAATGTTTGGGGCAACGCTTGATCAAATCCTCGGCGCGGAGGAGATGGATGACGCGCTGCTGAGTCCAGTGGCCTCCATCTGGCTGGATGATACATGGAACTCCGAAGACGGCGGGGATCTCTTTCCCCTCGAGCAGAAGGCGCGGCTGCTCGCGATCATGAACCGCCTCTCACCGCTTGCCCGACAGCGAATCCTGGATCGTGCGGAGATCTATTTGGAGATTGAGACGCTCGACGCCCAAAAGGAGCAGGCCTCGGACAATGAATCTTCAGGCACATAA
- the mnmA gene encoding tRNA 2-thiouridine(34) synthase MnmA: protein MEKNGKKNGSPETSGRGVLLGLSGGVDSAAAAILLKGQGCHVTAVTLRTWQEDGTDGPRVERAVNLARLLEIPHRVVDARQAFYEQVVLPFMEGWKRGLTPNPCVMCNPGFKFALMSELADELGIQYLATGHYARIFETAQGIRLGRAGCRRHDQSYFLYRLNSSMLRRILFPLGELSKEDARRLAGDLQGPLSEVRDSQDICFIEKNQLKAFLRRQGMEEKSGFFLDPAGEVIGEHKGSWQYTIGQRRHLGQSFGRRMTVLAADHLLNTVTLGGEDEALMKQVHLVDLVLADPRTDSFRAEVQLRSQGRPHGATVEAVPDAGEATVRFDMPVRITAPGQSAVFYDGDLVLGGGLVAGMTLE, encoded by the coding sequence ATGGAAAAGAATGGGAAAAAGAATGGCAGCCCGGAAACTTCCGGCCGCGGTGTCCTGCTGGGTCTTTCCGGCGGCGTTGACAGCGCGGCCGCCGCGATTCTTCTTAAGGGGCAAGGTTGCCATGTCACCGCGGTGACATTGAGAACCTGGCAGGAAGACGGGACGGATGGCCCGAGGGTTGAGCGGGCAGTCAACCTGGCCCGGCTGCTTGAAATTCCGCACAGGGTTGTTGACGCCAGACAGGCCTTTTACGAGCAGGTGGTCCTGCCATTCATGGAAGGCTGGAAGCGCGGCCTGACGCCCAATCCCTGCGTCATGTGCAACCCCGGCTTCAAATTTGCCTTGATGAGTGAACTGGCGGATGAGCTGGGCATTCAATACCTGGCGACCGGCCATTACGCGCGAATTTTCGAGACCGCCCAGGGGATCCGGCTCGGTCGCGCCGGTTGCAGGCGTCACGATCAGAGCTATTTCCTTTACCGGCTCAATTCTTCAATGTTGAGGCGGATTCTTTTCCCCCTTGGGGAGTTGTCCAAAGAGGACGCGCGCCGGCTGGCGGGTGACTTGCAGGGCCCCCTGTCAGAAGTCAGGGACAGCCAGGACATCTGTTTTATCGAAAAAAACCAGCTGAAGGCCTTTCTCCGCCGCCAGGGCATGGAAGAGAAAAGTGGGTTTTTTCTCGATCCGGCGGGAGAAGTGATTGGCGAACACAAGGGCAGCTGGCAGTATACGATCGGTCAGCGCCGTCATCTTGGACAGTCTTTTGGCAGGCGCATGACCGTGCTTGCCGCGGACCACCTGCTAAATACGGTGACGCTTGGCGGAGAAGATGAAGCCTTGATGAAGCAAGTCCATTTGGTTGACCTGGTTCTGGCTGATCCCCGGACAGATTCCTTCCGCGCCGAGGTTCAGCTCCGGTCTCAAGGCAGGCCGCATGGCGCGACAGTTGAGGCAGTACCGGATGCCGGAGAGGCGACCGTCCGCTTTGATATGCCGGTGCGGATCACGGCGCCGGGGCAGTCGGCTGTATTTTACGATGGCGACCTGGTTTTGGGCGGCGGCCTTGTGGCCGGAATGACTCTGGAATAG
- the ispE gene encoding 4-(cytidine 5'-diphospho)-2-C-methyl-D-erythritol kinase gives MIAIHPCRSIEIARAKVNLSLTVLFRRQDGYHELTGLMATTGLADRLHLSLEGAVKPGHSWEITVDAGNLPAGEGNLCHKAARLFFEAAGIDPASIIFVCRLEKKIPTAAGLGGGSADAAAVLRFLWRSWWQGLAQSLRIDPGRLTRDSLERIALACGADVPFCLQGGIRFCEGVGERMSPSIASPAYPLLLALPPLEIRTANAFSLLDESRQAGAGQRVSDRQPAALSKWVEVLEKDDRPALGVMVQNDFLEIHEGRASDIPLIIRDLRRAGAFAASMTGSGPACFGLFESQAEMKRAREILTVKHPAISWIMTALSPSTEDLIR, from the coding sequence GTGATCGCAATTCATCCCTGCCGGTCGATCGAAATTGCCCGGGCCAAGGTTAATCTGTCCTTGACGGTTTTGTTTCGCCGGCAGGACGGCTACCACGAGCTCACCGGCCTGATGGCGACAACCGGTCTTGCTGATCGTCTCCACCTGTCGCTGGAAGGGGCAGTCAAGCCGGGTCACAGCTGGGAGATTACTGTCGATGCCGGAAATCTTCCCGCCGGTGAGGGAAACCTGTGCCACAAGGCAGCCCGTCTGTTTTTTGAGGCGGCCGGTATTGATCCGGCCTCCATCATTTTTGTTTGCCGCCTTGAAAAAAAGATTCCAACGGCCGCCGGTCTTGGCGGCGGAAGCGCTGATGCCGCGGCGGTTTTGCGTTTCCTTTGGAGGAGCTGGTGGCAGGGTTTGGCCCAATCACTCCGCATTGACCCCGGAAGGCTTACCAGGGACAGCCTTGAGCGCATAGCCTTGGCCTGCGGTGCTGATGTACCTTTCTGTCTTCAAGGCGGTATTCGTTTTTGCGAGGGGGTGGGTGAGCGGATGTCCCCTTCCATTGCCAGCCCCGCCTATCCACTTTTGCTGGCCCTGCCCCCCCTGGAGATCCGTACTGCCAACGCTTTCAGCCTGCTCGATGAAAGCAGACAGGCCGGAGCCGGTCAAAGGGTGTCTGACCGCCAGCCGGCCGCTCTATCGAAGTGGGTGGAGGTACTCGAGAAGGATGACCGGCCCGCACTGGGAGTGATGGTACAAAACGATTTTCTTGAAATTCATGAGGGCCGCGCAAGCGACATACCGCTGATCATCCGGGATCTGCGCCGGGCGGGCGCATTCGCAGCCTCCATGACCGGAAGCGGTCCCGCCTGTTTCGGGCTCTTCGAGAGTCAGGCGGAAATGAAAAGGGCCCGGGAGATTCTGACCGTGAAACATCCGGCAATCAGCTGGATCATGACGGCACTGTCGCCTTCAACCGAAGACCTGATTCGCTAA
- a CDS encoding D-tyrosyl-tRNA(Tyr) deacylase, producing the protein MRALIQRVSEASVHCDNGFESAIGPGFLILLGVGAGDDEESCARLWQKINKLRIFKDQEGKTNLDLAAVEGQIMVVSQFTLMADTRKGNRPSFTRAAPPGRGEELYLYFVELAKRDVPIVRTGSFGAEMKVSLTNDGPFTIWLDTDQF; encoded by the coding sequence GTGCGCGCACTGATCCAACGGGTAAGCGAGGCCTCCGTCCATTGCGATAACGGTTTCGAATCGGCCATCGGGCCGGGTTTTCTCATTCTCCTTGGCGTCGGAGCCGGGGATGATGAGGAAAGCTGCGCGCGCCTTTGGCAAAAGATCAACAAACTGAGGATCTTCAAAGATCAGGAGGGAAAAACCAATCTCGATCTGGCAGCCGTGGAGGGGCAGATCATGGTGGTTTCGCAGTTTACTCTGATGGCTGACACGAGGAAGGGAAACCGGCCCAGCTTCACCCGGGCGGCGCCGCCCGGCAGAGGTGAGGAACTTTACCTCTATTTTGTCGAACTGGCAAAACGGGACGTTCCCATTGTCCGGACCGGTTCCTTCGGCGCTGAGATGAAAGTCAGCCTGACCAACGACGGCCCTTTCACCATCTGGCTCGACACCGATCAATTTTAG
- a CDS encoding type II/IV secretion system protein, which produces MSSEDRISSDKLEEIIALEGMVDNGKLNLAIASQMGIPLVDLKTQRLDDSVGGLIPESIARRYTVFPIAVKDNDITIAVHDPRDIMAIDDVQLATGKRVSVVLSEKADIINLINRFYDYSDEASQAVEEYSADLKQDIKEFTESEDVSASPVVRLVNTVIIQASKMRASDIHLEPLEHDVRIRYRIDGELREIMKVNKAMYNSMVIRIKVIGGMDISERRKPQDGRVETTVDGKILDLRISILPTVFGEKVVLRLLDRSSTLMTKQELGFSQTNIDRFNQIISAPEGIILLTGPTGSGKTTTLYAVLAEMNAITKNIITVEDPVEYRLDGINQVQVNIRAGLTFASGLRSILRQDPDIVMVGEIRDTETAQIAFRAAITGHVVLSTLHTNDTVSSLTRLVDMEVPAYLVSTAVVGIVAQRLVKKLCNHCKQPYQTSQAEMSLLGITEPVTIYRHKGCNECGQTGYQGRTAIHEVLVMNRHIRDMITQNKSVDEVKDAAMKDGMHTLHQSCAELVLNGKTTIDQLIRVTQAEDD; this is translated from the coding sequence GTGTCATCAGAGGATCGCATCAGCAGCGATAAGCTGGAAGAAATTATCGCGCTGGAAGGCATGGTCGATAATGGCAAGCTTAATCTGGCGATTGCCAGCCAGATGGGCATCCCCCTGGTCGACCTGAAAACGCAGCGCCTGGACGATTCCGTTGGCGGGCTGATTCCCGAGTCAATCGCCAGACGCTACACCGTTTTTCCCATCGCCGTCAAAGATAACGACATTACCATCGCTGTTCATGACCCACGGGATATTATGGCCATTGACGATGTCCAGCTGGCGACAGGCAAGCGCGTATCGGTTGTTCTTTCCGAGAAGGCGGACATCATCAATCTGATCAACCGCTTTTACGACTACAGTGATGAGGCCAGCCAGGCCGTTGAGGAGTACTCGGCTGATCTGAAGCAGGACATCAAGGAGTTCACGGAAAGTGAGGACGTCAGCGCCTCCCCTGTGGTGCGCCTTGTCAACACCGTGATTATCCAGGCCAGCAAAATGAGGGCCAGTGATATCCACCTGGAACCCCTTGAGCACGATGTGCGGATCCGTTACCGGATTGACGGCGAGCTGCGCGAGATCATGAAGGTCAACAAGGCCATGTACAATTCCATGGTGATCCGGATCAAGGTGATCGGGGGCATGGATATCTCAGAGCGGAGAAAACCGCAGGACGGCCGCGTGGAGACCACGGTGGACGGCAAAATCCTTGACCTGCGGATCTCCATCCTGCCGACTGTTTTCGGCGAGAAGGTGGTCCTCCGTCTGCTTGACCGCAGCTCGACCCTGATGACCAAGCAAGAACTGGGTTTCAGCCAGACCAATATTGACCGCTTCAACCAGATTATCAGCGCCCCGGAGGGAATTATCCTCTTGACAGGCCCGACGGGGAGCGGCAAGACGACAACGCTTTATGCGGTTCTTGCGGAAATGAACGCAATAACGAAAAACATCATTACCGTGGAAGATCCGGTCGAGTACCGGCTTGACGGAATCAATCAGGTTCAGGTCAATATCCGGGCCGGCCTTACCTTTGCCTCGGGCCTGCGTTCCATTTTGCGGCAGGACCCCGACATTGTCATGGTGGGTGAGATCCGGGATACGGAAACGGCCCAGATCGCCTTCCGGGCCGCCATCACCGGCCACGTGGTCTTATCCACCCTGCACACCAATGACACGGTCAGCTCCCTGACCCGGCTGGTCGATATGGAAGTTCCCGCCTACCTGGTCTCAACGGCGGTCGTGGGCATTGTGGCCCAGCGGCTGGTAAAAAAACTTTGCAATCACTGCAAGCAGCCTTATCAAACCAGTCAGGCCGAGATGTCCCTGCTGGGGATTACGGAGCCTGTGACCATCTACCGCCATAAGGGCTGCAATGAATGCGGCCAGACCGGTTATCAGGGCCGGACGGCCATTCACGAGGTGCTGGTCATGAACCGGCATATCAGGGATATGATCACTCAGAACAAGTCGGTCGACGAGGTCAAGGATGCCGCCATGAAGGATGGCATGCATACCCTTCACCAGTCGTGCGCGGAATTGGTCCTGAACGGCAAAACGACCATTGACCAGCTGATCAGGGTCACCCAGGCAGAGGACGATTAA
- a CDS encoding type IV pilus twitching motility protein PilT, producing the protein MEKSVNGHAGPVIPILDRAIAAGASDIHLRPERSPRIRVNTILNPLKDFFLTSEEILDFGKSFLTDYKLDELRDKGEVDASLGYRDRRFRANLFAQKDGYTLALRMIPMEIPSMEDLNLPEVLKDLCEKKRGLILVTGPTGSGKTTTLAAMINYINARRKENIVTIEDPIEYLYKEQESMISQRELGAHTRSFANALRASLRQDPDIILVGEMRDLDTISVALTAAETGHVVLSTLHTVGAANSMDRIIDVFPAHQQAQVRTQLSNVIEAVVSQQLMASISGNEMIPAIEVMLGTPAVRNVIREGKTHQILSIQEGSAAQKMITMDRALVNLYRRGLISKDTALQYSVDRTAISREIGMQVRNG; encoded by the coding sequence ATGGAAAAGTCAGTCAACGGCCACGCCGGCCCCGTCATCCCCATCCTGGACCGGGCCATTGCCGCGGGCGCCTCGGATATCCACTTGAGGCCGGAGCGTTCCCCCAGAATCCGGGTCAATACCATCTTGAACCCGCTCAAGGATTTTTTCCTGACAAGTGAGGAAATCCTGGATTTTGGCAAATCCTTCCTGACCGACTACAAGCTTGATGAGCTGCGGGACAAGGGCGAGGTGGATGCGTCGCTCGGCTACCGGGACAGGCGTTTCCGGGCCAACCTTTTTGCCCAGAAGGACGGCTACACCCTGGCCCTCCGCATGATCCCCATGGAAATTCCGTCCATGGAGGACCTCAATCTGCCGGAAGTCCTAAAAGATCTCTGCGAGAAAAAACGCGGTCTCATCCTGGTGACGGGACCGACCGGTTCCGGCAAGACAACGACCCTGGCCGCCATGATCAACTACATCAACGCGCGGCGCAAGGAGAATATTGTCACCATCGAGGATCCGATTGAATACCTCTACAAGGAACAGGAGTCCATGATCAGCCAGCGGGAACTGGGCGCCCACACGCGCTCCTTTGCCAACGCCCTGCGGGCATCCCTGAGGCAGGACCCCGACATCATCCTGGTCGGCGAGATGCGCGACCTGGATACGATTTCGGTTGCCCTGACGGCGGCCGAGACGGGGCATGTGGTTCTCTCCACCCTTCATACGGTTGGAGCAGCCAATTCCATGGACCGGATCATTGACGTCTTTCCCGCCCATCAGCAGGCCCAGGTCCGCACCCAGCTGTCCAATGTCATCGAGGCCGTTGTCTCCCAGCAGCTGATGGCGTCCATTTCAGGCAATGAGATGATCCCCGCCATTGAGGTTATGCTGGGAACGCCGGCGGTCCGCAACGTCATCCGGGAGGGCAAGACCCATCAGATTCTTTCCATCCAGGAAGGCAGCGCCGCCCAGAAGATGATCACCATGGACCGCGCCCTGGTCAATCTCTACCGCAGGGGTCTGATCTCCAAGGATACCGCCCTTCAGTACTCGGTCGACCGGACAGCCATCAGCCGGGAAATCGGCATGCAAGTGAGGAACGGCTAA